TACGCTGCATCTGTCCAGCACGCCGGGCTCTGGCACCTCGGTCACGGTCCGGCTGCCGCTCGTGTCGGACGCGCCGGGTGACGGCATCCCCGGCACATCCGCCGGCACCTCCGGCCCCGGCGAACCTGACACCCCCGGGGAGGGATGATGGCCACGGAGTCACCCGGCACCGTCCTCGTCGTCGACGACACCCCCACCAAGCGTTACATCCTCGGCAGCTGGCTGCGCCGCGCGGGGCACCACGTGGTCGAGGCGAGCGGCGGCCAGGAAGCGCTCACCCTGGTGCGCGAGATCCTCCCCGACGTGGTCGTGCTGGACGTCCGGCTGCCCGACATCGACGGTTACGAGGTGTGCGAGCGCATCAAGGCCGACCCCGAGACCGCCGCGCTGCCGGTGCTGCAGATCTCCGCGCACGCCATCGGCGCGGCCGAACGCACCCTTGGTCTCGACCGCGGCGCCGACGCGTACATGGCGGAGCCGATCGAGCCCGAGGAGTTCATCGCCACGGTGCACGCGGCGCTGCGCTACTCCCGGGCCCGCACCCGGGCCGAGCGCATCGCGCACCGGCTGCGACGTCTCACCCAGATCACCCTGGAGATCAACGCCACCAGGACGTTCGGCGAGCTGATGAGCGTCGCCGTCGAAGGCACCGCGAACGTGCTCGAACGGCGCAGCGGCGCGCTGGCGATGGCGCTGGACGGCGTGGTCCGCCGGTACACGGCGCTGGAGCCGGGCCGTCCCGCCGCGCGGCTCGGCGCGCCGGCCGACATCCTCGACAGGGTGTCGCTGCTGACGCTCGGCGAGTCGGCCGGCACCGCCGAGCTGTCGCTGACCGAGGAACGGTGGCGGGAGATCCTGCCGGAGTCCGACACGCGGGGGGACATCACGGGGGTGCTGTCCCGCACCAAGAGCGGCCATGATCCGGTGTTCCTCGGGGTCGAAGGCACGAAGCCGCTGGACTCCGACGAGCTGGACATCCTCAAGCAGCTCGGTCAGGCCATCGCGCTGGCAGTGGACGCGCTGCGCGCCTACGCCGAGGAGCACCTGATCGCGCTCACCCTGCAGCGCAGCTTCCTGCCGGCCAAGGTGCCCCAGGTCCCCGGCCTGGAGCTCGCGGTGCGCTACCAGCCGGCGGTGGACAACGTCGAGGTCGGCGGCGACTTCTACGAGGTCACGCCGCTCGGCGACCGGCTGCTCGTCGGGATCGGCGACGTGCAGGGCCATTCGCTGCACGCGGCCACGGTCATGGCCGAGCTGCGGCACGGCCTGCGCGCTCTGGCCGTCGAGGGCTGCGACCTCGGCGCGATCCTCGGACGGCTCAACGACATGCTGCGCCTCCACCATCCGAGCATGACGGCCACCGTCTGCCTGATGCTGATCGACCCCAAGGACGGCTCGGTCGAGATGGCCAACGCCGGCCACATCCCCCCGGTGATCATCGGAGACGGCCAGGCGCACTACCACGGCTGGGGCAACCTGCTCATCGGGGCCGCGCCTGAGCGGTACCGCGTGGACCGGTTCTCCCTTCCGGACAAGGGTGCGCTGCTGTTGTTCACCGACGGCCTCATCGAGGACCGCGACGTGCCGCTCGACAAGAGCATGGAGGTCGTGCGGCAGCTGTCCATGGCGTTCGACCGGGATCCGGAGCTGTTCTGCGACCGCCTCATCGACCACTTCGGGGCCCGCGAGGACGACGTGGCCGTGGTCGCCCTGCGCCGCACGACCTGAAACGCCGGAAGGACCGGCAGGGATACCCCTGACCGGCCCTTCGGTCCTACGCGGTGTCTAAACGGTCTCGACGGGCTTGGCGACCCGGTCGAGCTCGGCGTGCAACATCGACGGCACCCTGGCGTGCAGGACGGTGCCGTCGCCGGTGTGGTCCACCGACAGCACCTCACCCTCCTCGTGGGCCCGTGCGACCAGGTCACCCCGGTCGTACGGCACCAGCATGCGCACCTCGTGGTCCAGCCGCGGCAGTTCCCGCTGGATGACCTCGATCAACTCGGCGATGCCGGCCCCGGTGCGCGCGGACACCACCACGCTGTGCCGCTCAAGCATCCGGAGTCTGGCGAGCACGACGGGGTCGGCCGCGTCGGCCTTGTTGACCACGATGATCTCAGGGATGCCTCTGGCCCCCTCGATGTCGGAGAACACCTCGCGTACGGCGGCGATCT
The window above is part of the Sphaerisporangium rubeum genome. Proteins encoded here:
- a CDS encoding fused response regulator/phosphatase, which translates into the protein MATESPGTVLVVDDTPTKRYILGSWLRRAGHHVVEASGGQEALTLVREILPDVVVLDVRLPDIDGYEVCERIKADPETAALPVLQISAHAIGAAERTLGLDRGADAYMAEPIEPEEFIATVHAALRYSRARTRAERIAHRLRRLTQITLEINATRTFGELMSVAVEGTANVLERRSGALAMALDGVVRRYTALEPGRPAARLGAPADILDRVSLLTLGESAGTAELSLTEERWREILPESDTRGDITGVLSRTKSGHDPVFLGVEGTKPLDSDELDILKQLGQAIALAVDALRAYAEEHLIALTLQRSFLPAKVPQVPGLELAVRYQPAVDNVEVGGDFYEVTPLGDRLLVGIGDVQGHSLHAATVMAELRHGLRALAVEGCDLGAILGRLNDMLRLHHPSMTATVCLMLIDPKDGSVEMANAGHIPPVIIGDGQAHYHGWGNLLIGAAPERYRVDRFSLPDKGALLLFTDGLIEDRDVPLDKSMEVVRQLSMAFDRDPELFCDRLIDHFGAREDDVAVVALRRTT